One Arachis hypogaea cultivar Tifrunner chromosome 2, arahy.Tifrunner.gnm2.J5K5, whole genome shotgun sequence genomic window, TAACTGTTCTACAGCATGTCTAAAGTTGCAAACAAAGTAAGCATATAAGACATTTAACAACTTACAAATAATTCTATTTAAAAGAGTAACCTCGAAGACAGCAACCACGTGAAGCTAATGTCCGAACTGGATTGCAAGAAATTTTAAGCTTATGTTATTAGTATTACTTACAATGATTCATGTGCAGCTACATGTTCCTAGATTTATGTAATTGATTAAtctatctatttttattatataaaaattcatatttaatttcTTATACAATAAGTTTAAGCCAGATTTTCTCTTTTAATAATGTCACGCtaacaattttaataatttaacaaaacttaaaaattaaccagtaaatttttttaaaaagattaaaagaaaaaattctttatttattattattcattaaaacataaagatactaattaaatacaataaatatacattaaaagtgtcatagtaataattattataaaaatttcagttacaaatattaaaattctacaaCTTAATACTTTAATTACTACATTATTTGGTCTACTTATGCATATTTGTCGTTTACTATTCTTTATTTCTTAATTTCTCATACCAATTAGCAAAAACTCTTTCATGTAAGTTTAAATTTGTCATATTTTCTTACTAAATATATTCAAATATACCATGATTATaaaatttattcataaatttatattatatttttggtatttttcattttcattcatttttctaaacccaaataaatttaaatttggtACATCTCCTTACTAAGTATATTCAAATGGAAAAgtctacgttaccaacagcatatctgccaacttctgccaactcttatttataattgtgtttcatgaaagtgtgttcgtggatgtgtctaataattaatatattttaaatacatatataaagagacacatccagaaaatatatctataaagacacttctattaaacacaactATAAAAAAGAcgtttttattagacacatctatgaatacacttccataaaacacaattataaataagagttggcagaagttggcagatatgctgttggtaacgtagcggaaccgtattcaaatatatcatgattataaaactaatttatatttttatattatatttttggtgttttttaatctgaattcatttttttttaattttttttttaattatttgtaaaGCAAAGAATACCATATGAAAAGACAAAGTATGATAACTAAAGGGAATGTAAAAATAAAAGCAACAAATAAAGATGTAGTTTTGTACAATTCTAATATAAATGGCctatgtcttttttaaaaatatttggattcaaatttttaaactaataaattatattttagttgaataattatatggaattatatacaaattatcaaataaatattttgtaaaatatttttaatataaataatttaaatttaatattagtttacatattatttaataaatttttaaacaatataacacttattaaaatatactatatattataattaatttacttctcCGCGCTTGGCGCGGCTGACTCTAGTTTCCACAAAGCTTTAGTGAGTAGTGACCGTTGCTCACATTGAAACAAGTCAAACAACAACACTATTTCTATTTAATAATCTGTTGCATCTTTCAAACAAGAATTGAAAAATGAAGTTAGTACAAAGCCAGCTAGGAACCCCACTGCTTAGAATTATTTTAAGTTACCATGTTTTGTTGCTAAGGAATCATTGACTCCTCCTAAGCATACACTACTTGATTGAGAAAAACTTAGTAGTTCACTACACTGCAACCATTGTTCTCTTACCTCACTCTGAAAATCCATTCACTTTGCTGTCGTTGAGATCATATCATCATGGCTGGTGCACTTGTTGGTGGAGCTTTCCTTTCTGGCTTCATTAACGTTGTCTTTGACAGGTTGCTCACAATGGATACGGTCAACCGGGTCTTGGGCAAGAAACTTGGCCCTGGCTTGGTTGAGAGGCTGAAAATTTCTCTGCATGCTGCTGAAGCTGTGCTTGATGATGCTGAGTACAAGCAACTGGGTGATGATCGTGTGAGGGATTGGCTCAACTGTCTGAGAGATGCTGTTTATGATGCTGATGACTTTCTGGACGCTGTACTCACCAAAGCCGCCACTCAAAAGGAGGTACGTTCTTTGTTGCCTAGTTTCTTCCTCAACCGACATAGGAAGATGGTAGATAACATGGAAGGGGTGGTTTCAAGAATAGAAtttcttgtaagtcaaaaagATATCCTTGGTCTTCAAAAGAGTACCAAGGATAATAacttgtcatcatcatcatcatcgtcatcatggCGAGAAACCACATGTCTGATGGAAGGGAACATATATGGCAGGGAGGATGATCAACAAGCTTTAATCAAGACAATAAATGACAACAGTGAATCTCAGTTATCTGTGATTCCAATTGTTGGCATTTGTGGGGTTGGTAAAACAACCTTAGCCAAATGGGCGTATAGTGTCGCCGAAGGATTTAATCTCAAAGCATGGGTCTGCATCTCTGAAACATTTGATGTTGCTGAGATTACAAAGAAAACCATTGAGGAGATTACTAAAAATTCTTGTACCCTTGGGAGTTTAAATTTGCTTCAAAATAAACTGCAGCAAATCTTATCGGGAAAGAAGTTCTTTTTTGTTCTAGACGATGTCTGGAGCGAAGATGCCCATAAGTGGAAGCAATTTATAGCTCCTTTTCACTGTGGGGCTAAGGGTAGTTCAATTCTTCTTACAACTCGTATGAAAGAGGTTGCTTCAGTAGTTCAAACATGTCCCTCTCACTTTCTTAATGAGTTGTTAGAAGAGTCTTCTTGGTTATTGTTTGCAGCCAATGCATGTTTTCTGGAGTCAAACGGTATTCCAACATTAGAGGAAATCGGTAGAAATATTGTCAAGAAGTGTAAAGGGTTGCCATTAGCTGTTGAAACACTTGGGCGCTTGTTGCAAGGAAAGCGTGATGCTAAAGAATGGAATGCTGTTTTAAGGAGTGACATCTGGGAATTTTCTAcgaaaaatagtaaaattattCCAGCATTGTTAATAAGCTACTTCCAGCTACCTCCTTACTTGAAGCGTTGTTTCGTTTATTGTTCATTGTTTCCCAAAGATTACTATTTTGATAAAGACAGACTAATTTTGCTGTGGATGGCTGAAGATCTTTTACGGGTAccaaagagaggagagagtttAGAAGAGGTTGGTTCTGAGTGTTTTGAAGAATTAGCTTCGAGGTTATTCTTTAAAAAGCTTCAAGACAAGTATTATGAAGATTTAGAATCAACGTATTTATTTAGACTACCTCAGTGTCCTGCTGACAGGTACGTGATGCATGATCTCTTGCATGACTTGGCAATATTCcttgctggagacttctattgtAGAATACAAGAGCTTCgtgaacaagaagaaaagaaggttctCACTCGCCATTTCTCATATTTCCCACCTCGAAGGTTAGATCATCCAATCTCAAAAGTCTTTAAGTCCATTGTGAAGCCAGAATCTTTGAGGACATCGTTGTATATCGATGATTTGTTAAGCATGGAAAGCAGAGCATCAAAGTTGAAATACTTGAGAGTTTTATCCTTTCGTAAACTTGATGTATTACCAGATTCAATAGGTAAATCGATTCATCTACGCTATTTGAATCTCTCTGGGACCGATGTTAAGACATTACCAGAGTCACTATGCAACTTGTATAATCTACAAACATTAATATTGTATTTCTGTTCTAAACTGACCATGTTGCCCGATGGCATGCATAAACTTATGAAATTACGGCATCTTGTCCTTAGGGGAACTTCTTTGAAAGAAATGCCTAGAGGAATAAGTAAATTGAAACACATGCATATTTTAGATTACTTTGTGGTGGGCAAGCACAAAGACAATGGAATCCAGGAATTAGGAGGGCTCTCAAATCTTGAAGGATCATTTGAGATTAAGAAGTTGGAGAATGTTGTTGATGTGAGACAAGCAAGGAGTGCAAGGATGTTGGAGAAGAACCACATTGACAACTTATCGTTGGAATGGTCTTTTGATGATGAAATGGTTTCAAACACAGAGACTGAGAGAGATATACTCGACGGCTTGCAACCGCACACTGGCTTGAAAGAGTTGAGAATGAAGGGATACAAGGGCGAAAGATTTCCAGATTGGGTGGGACACTGTTCTTACAACAATATGACACGTGTAACACTAGCATCTTGCAAGAATTGCTGCATGCTGCCTTCACTTGGACAACTGCCATCTCTAAAGTCCCTGCGCATGGAAGGTTTTCTTGAGCTCAAGCGTATTGGTGATGAGTTTTACAAGAATGACAGCGATCATCATTCCTCGCCTATTCCACCGTTTCCTTCACTCGAGGAATTGGTGTTTCATAACATGCCATGCTGGGAGGAGTGGCACGTACCTCACCCAGAAGCTTTTCCTCGGCTTAGGAGACTTGAAATAAGAGATTGTGAAATGTTAAAGGGAGATATGCTTAACGGCATATTCGGGAGAAGGGATTGTTGTTTGAGGGAAGATGATGAAGGAAGGTCTGATGAGATGGTAGGTGGTGGGGATGCTTTATCAATAAGGCCATCTCAATCATTTAATGCATGCACCATCAACCATCTATGTTGCCTCCAAGAACTACTTATTTCAGGGTGTCCGTCTATTGTATCCTTTCCGGACAATTGTTTACCCAAATCTCTGCAAAAGCTGAAAATCTGGCGTTGCCCAAAATTTGAATTCCCCGAGCAACAGCAGCGCAACTATGATTTGGTAGACCTACAAATACAAGACAGCTGTGATCCACTGAGCTCCTTGTCTTTGGATGTCTTTCCCAATCTCAAGAATTTGAAGATATCATGTTGTAGGAATCTGGAATCAGTGTCAATTTCAGAGGCACCACACGCTGCGCTTCAACGTCTCATAATCAGTGGGTGCTCCAAATTAGTGTCATTTGCAGGAGAAGGACTGGCTGCACCCAACTTGACTCATCTTCAAGTTGGAGGCATTACCACGTGACATGAAGAGTCTACTCCCAAGTCTACAGTCTCTCCAGATATCTGGCTGCTCAGACATGTGCAGGTTGGCAGAGGGTGGTTTCCCGCCTAATTTGAAATCACTTGAAGTGGGAGGTTGCGAGGAACAACTGTGGGATCTATCATGGATCGCCAACTTCCACGCCCTCACTCATCTCACCATTCATGGGTGTAGTAACATAAAGTCATACCCAGAGGTGGGTTCGCTGCCTCACCTTCCCTCCCTTACAACTCTTGAGATATGGGGGTTCAAGAATCTGGAGACATTGGAGTGCAAGGAGCTTCTCCGCCTCACCTCCCTTCAACAATTGAGCATTTTATACTGCGACAAGCTGGAGAATATGGAAGGAGAAAAGCTGCCTCCCTCTCTCTTGGGACTTCAAGTTAATTATTGTGATTTGCTGGGAAAACACTGCAAGAACAAGCATCAACTAATCTGGCCCAAAATTTCCCACATTCCCACCATTCAAGTCGATCACAAACAAATTTTCTGAATAGAGATTTCTGAAAGAGGTAATCATCTAACTTCACGGTTCCCATGCCACCACAATTCAATTATACATGTATAAATTTCCTTTTCCTCAAAAGAAAACAGTTCTCTCTTTCTTTACACATTATTAACTAGTTGGACTCATAATCTGATTCGCCAACAACAAAATTTgcattcttttttatttcattcattGGAAATCTCTCAATTTGTAGTTGTGTTCAAAAGAAATATCCTCTGTTATTCTCAAAAAATGTCACtgttatatattgtgtatttatTTGAGAATTTCCTCCATAAATAGATATTGAATTTTTCTGTTTTCATCCATCTTCTGCAGGTACATTATAATGAAGTAAAAGTGCCCAAATGGCAGAGATTTCATCATATATAATCTTATACAAATATTTTAGTTTCAGGTTGGTAAATTTACTCTACTTTATTCCATTCTAGAATTTACTATTCCTCTTTTGTtgggaaaaagaaaaatgttatcaaaacttgattttaGATGAATTATATATATGCCCTTAATGGTAAAATTGTGTTTCTGCTTTTGCCACTGTTTGATGTTTATGGCTTTATGCTAGATTAATTGGTACTGTCATGTAGTAACTTAAATTTGATTCTTTAACTGTTTTTGGAATCTATAAATTGTACTTTTTGTTACGATTCTATTTCTTGTCATTCATCCATAATTTTAGCAGAGAGATCAATTGAAATCTTATAAAAATATTCGAGGTAAAATTAAAACTTTCACCAAATACTAGAGACATTAAATATGGTTtccttgtttctttttcttctattctttaatcttcttttaaagtttttttacaATATGACACAACATGATGTGGTTTGTGACTTAGAATGATaggctaaaagaaaataaagcttaTTGTCTTGCCTGAAATGGAAAGTTGAAGCTTCAAaataatttaacaattttttcCTTCTGTTGTTGCCATCTTTTGCAGGTAAAAGTTCAGAGGTTAGAGATTTCATTGCAGATGTATATCTATATATATGGAGATGTAAACTGGATTAATGTGTTGCAAAGCAGCAGTGTTTTATGATTTCAGCTTTCATTTTAATTGGTACCTATACTAGTTTAAATTAATGAATGATGTGTATCATATGATTCATATCCACACTACATGTGGAGTtgtttggattattgaattcaaTGCTTTGCTTCAAAGATAGGAACCATAGATGGTTGTTTGGTTATCAATAGCAGTCATGTTTGAACTTTGAACCAACATGCTAAACAAATGAGTTTCAATATCTAACGCAAGGGTCGTATCAAACTTGAATTttaggctttttctttttctcttctatttctttttttttttgggttaaattTACAATTCAAAGGCCTGATGATGATTAACATCATTATTGAAGCTAGCGGAAGTAGTGTTACTTATATGTTAAAGCTATGATAATCTACATCTTACCAAGCATGAAACAGTTAATTTAATTAGCTTCTAATCAAAGGTAGGTGCAACAGCTTTCATAATCCCTTGAAAACATatatatgacaaaaaaaataaagtaacttCCATTGTTAGTAACATAGGTATGTGCGCATCCGtgcaaaattgtaaaaataaggtgagaaatcaatcaaattattcaACTT contains:
- the LOC112738477 gene encoding putative disease resistance RPP13-like protein 1 isoform X1, which translates into the protein MAGALVGGAFLSGFINVVFDRLLTMDTVNRVLGKKLGPGLVERLKISLHAAEAVLDDAEYKQLGDDRVRDWLNCLRDAVYDADDFLDAVLTKAATQKEVRSLLPSFFLNRHRKMVDNMEGVVSRIEFLVSQKDILGLQKSTKDNNLSSSSSSSSWRETTCLMEGNIYGREDDQQALIKTINDNSESQLSVIPIVGICGVGKTTLAKWAYSVAEGFNLKAWVCISETFDVAEITKKTIEEITKNSCTLGSLNLLQNKLQQILSGKKFFFVLDDVWSEDAHKWKQFIAPFHCGAKGSSILLTTRMKEVASVVQTCPSHFLNELLEESSWLLFAANACFLESNGIPTLEEIGRNIVKKCKGLPLAVETLGRLLQGKRDAKEWNAVLRSDIWEFSTKNSKIIPALLISYFQLPPYLKRCFVYCSLFPKDYYFDKDRLILLWMAEDLLRVPKRGESLEEVGSECFEELASRLFFKKLQDKYYEDLESTYLFRLPQCPADRYVMHDLLHDLAIFLAGDFYCRIQELREQEEKKVLTRHFSYFPPRRLDHPISKVFKSIVKPESLRTSLYIDDLLSMESRASKLKYLRVLSFRKLDVLPDSIGKSIHLRYLNLSGTDVKTLPESLCNLYNLQTLILYFCSKLTMLPDGMHKLMKLRHLVLRGTSLKEMPRGISKLKHMHILDYFVVGKHKDNGIQELGGLSNLEGSFEIKKLENVVDVRQARSARMLEKNHIDNLSLEWSFDDEMVSNTETERDILDGLQPHTGLKELRMKGYKGERFPDWVGHCSYNNMTRVTLASCKNCCMLPSLGQLPSLKSLRMEGFLELKRIGDEFYKNDSDHHSSPIPPFPSLEELVFHNMPCWEEWHVPHPEAFPRLRRLEIRDCEMLKGDMLNGIFGRRDCCLREDDEGRSDEMVGGGDALSIRPSQSFNACTINHLCCLQELLISGCPSIVSFPDNCLPKSLQKLKIWRCPKFEFPEQQQRNYDLVDLQIQDSCDPLSSLSLDVFPNLKNLKISCCRNLESVSISEAPHAALQRLIISGCSKLVSFAGEGLAAPNLTHLQVGGITT
- the LOC112738477 gene encoding putative disease resistance RPP13-like protein 1 isoform X2; the encoded protein is MLLNSQAVAGYRLLTMDTVNRVLGKKLGPGLVERLKISLHAAEAVLDDAEYKQLGDDRVRDWLNCLRDAVYDADDFLDAVLTKAATQKEVRSLLPSFFLNRHRKMVDNMEGVVSRIEFLVSQKDILGLQKSTKDNNLSSSSSSSSWRETTCLMEGNIYGREDDQQALIKTINDNSESQLSVIPIVGICGVGKTTLAKWAYSVAEGFNLKAWVCISETFDVAEITKKTIEEITKNSCTLGSLNLLQNKLQQILSGKKFFFVLDDVWSEDAHKWKQFIAPFHCGAKGSSILLTTRMKEVASVVQTCPSHFLNELLEESSWLLFAANACFLESNGIPTLEEIGRNIVKKCKGLPLAVETLGRLLQGKRDAKEWNAVLRSDIWEFSTKNSKIIPALLISYFQLPPYLKRCFVYCSLFPKDYYFDKDRLILLWMAEDLLRVPKRGESLEEVGSECFEELASRLFFKKLQDKYYEDLESTYLFRLPQCPADRYVMHDLLHDLAIFLAGDFYCRIQELREQEEKKVLTRHFSYFPPRRLDHPISKVFKSIVKPESLRTSLYIDDLLSMESRASKLKYLRVLSFRKLDVLPDSIGKSIHLRYLNLSGTDVKTLPESLCNLYNLQTLILYFCSKLTMLPDGMHKLMKLRHLVLRGTSLKEMPRGISKLKHMHILDYFVVGKHKDNGIQELGGLSNLEGSFEIKKLENVVDVRQARSARMLEKNHIDNLSLEWSFDDEMVSNTETERDILDGLQPHTGLKELRMKGYKGERFPDWVGHCSYNNMTRVTLASCKNCCMLPSLGQLPSLKSLRMEGFLELKRIGDEFYKNDSDHHSSPIPPFPSLEELVFHNMPCWEEWHVPHPEAFPRLRRLEIRDCEMLKGDMLNGIFGRRDCCLREDDEGRSDEMVGGGDALSIRPSQSFNACTINHLCCLQELLISGCPSIVSFPDNCLPKSLQKLKIWRCPKFEFPEQQQRNYDLVDLQIQDSCDPLSSLSLDVFPNLKNLKISCCRNLESVSISEAPHAALQRLIISGCSKLVSFAGEGLAAPNLTHLQVGGITT